The Macaca nemestrina isolate mMacNem1 chromosome 17, mMacNem.hap1, whole genome shotgun sequence genome contains the following window.
AGACTTAAGTCTTCCCAGCTGAGGCCACCTGAGACCTGTGGCGCCCTTTCCTAATTCTTGACCGTGGGACCTGTTAGCATAATGAAATGGTTGTGTTATGCTGCTAAGTAAAGGGAGGTTTGTTAAACAGCAATGGATAACTTGAACATGTTttggaagctggaactgggtgtgGCCATAATCAAATCCCAATGCCTGCAGCTCTGGCTTTGGGATGGGGTGCTGGGCAGAAGCCTCTGGGCCTCCAGGAGAGTGCTGCTGGCTGCCTGAAGGGCCTCCTAGAAGGTAGTAGGGTCTAATATTTTAGCCTGCGGGTGGCACGTGATGACCGTCCCTCCTACTCTGCCAATGTGAGAAGGCGCCGCAGACAGTGTCCATCACATGGGTGCCCTGGATTTGGTCCTCAGCAGGCTGGACTTGGCCTGCTGGCTGCCCGTTGCCTACCccggaaggaaaggagggagcgTCATTGCATGCTGGAGGAAAGGGGCCCCTTGTTAGGTGGCGGTGGGAAGCCTGGTGTGTCATTGTTGCTATGGGAAAGAggaaaatatgtgtgtatttaatgAACTTGCTCATCTAGTTTAGGAGATTTCCAGGCAGAAAATTCAAAGTGCCACCTGGCTTCTACTTGGTGTAAAGAAAGAGGACTTGCTGGGTTCAAAAATAAGATTGTTTCTCATTCCCAGCCTCTTCTCCAGGCTCCTCAAGTGAAGAAAGGGTTTCAGGCAAAGAGTGAATCTGGACTGGGCTGTGAGCTCCGTTCCTAAGGCTTCAGATTGAGATCCACGTACAGTGTCCAGCCTTTCAGCTGGAGGAGAGGCCTGCAGATTCTTGCATTAAATCCCCAGTCTGGCCTCTAAGAATCCAAAGGGCATTGTCATACCACAGCCTCTTCTGGGAGCCCAGGAAGAAAAGGGCTTGTCTCTTTATGGGTGTGGCTTGTCTAATGGAGTAGATTATGAGTTAATACACAAAAAGCCCGCCaagtgtttttaaagaaattatgtgTCTGCCCGGACTGAAAGGAGCGGAGgcaatacaaaatgaaaagaagtcTTTGGGCCCCCAGACTTGTGTGAGGAGGAAGCAGGCTGTGAAAATCACCCAGCTGTAAACGTGGGGTACTTTTCATGGAAAATGAAGTACATCTGAGAAGGCGGAGCTGAGATCCCGGAGAACAAGTCCCAGGTACCAGGACAGAGCCCTGATGCAGGTGCTGGCGCTGTGTGCCTGCCTCGAGTGGCTGTCCTTGGTGGAACattgtgtgtggggggtgggtgTGTCCAGGTCAGCTCTTTAGACCCGGATTGGGAAGAACGGGGATGGAGGAAGGGTGGACTTGAGGAACTGCATGTTCCTGCACATAGGCTCCTCAGCTGGGCAGGGTTTAGGTGATGAGACCCCAGACTTCAAGCTGATGGCAGTAATCGGACGGGCCTTGGGGGCCCTGGGGAGGTGTCAGGTTCATTTTGCATGTGGGAGGATGTGATGTGTGGTGGTCAGAGGATGGACAGtggcagattgtattttccaGAGATGACCCAGCAATATCTCCCACCCCACATGCCCTCTTAGCAGTGTGACTGTGAAACGCCTCTCATTGAGAGGCGAAGTTGCTGTTCCCTCCCTTGGATCTGGATGGGCCGTGACTGTGGGGGAAATGGTGCTCTTGGCTGGCATGCTGAGGACGACATACTGTTTGCCTGGTTCTCTCGGGACCCAAGACCAGCCCCATTGGAGTGGCTGCCGGAGGAGGCCATGGGAGGAGGTGGTTTCCCATTAACAGTGACCACCACTGTCAGCCACCAGATGTGTGAGTGGAGAAGCTTCCGGTGGTGCCAGTGCCAGCCGCTGAGCCATCACCAGCCTTTGTATCTTGCCCTCTGAGGACCCGTTCATTGTGGAGCAGAGACAAGctgtcccctcccttccctttctgatTTCCTGACCCTGCAGGAATGAGAAAATGATTGCTGGACATCACTAAGGGGTGGGTCACTTGGCTGTGCAGCCGCAGCGTAGGCGGGCTGCTCTCCCACGTCTCAGGAGCACGCAGGTTCTGTGCCAGGGATGGCTGGTCAGGCCCCGCAGATGGGCACAACTTCTCATCCCACACATCCCAGCCTTCTTTAAACTTCCTTGGCAGATTATTTTATGGTTTTGCGGCTATTGGTGAAGAcagttcagttttcttttctttttggcaatTTTATGACTTTATTTGATGTATTTGATGATCAGCGATTAGTTCTCATCCACACTGACTGTCTGTAGATTTTTGAACATGGTAACAGGTACATAGGTAACCAAAGTATAGAACTTATTTGGTGACTCTTCATCCTCATTACATTTTCTGGATAACCGCACACGGATGCGGTAGGGGACACTCCTTATTCCTTTGGCCCAGACAGGTTTGTTGAACTTGGTATCGATGCGCACATCTGGAGCTGCCATCTCCTTCATGGCAAATTTCTGCATCTCTCCGAGTGCCCAAGGGGCACGCTTCGTGCGGCCCACTTGGTGGATGCGCTCGTGAATGTCGATGGTGGATTCTCGGGTCAGCACCTCGCTGACGGCAGAACGGCCCTTTTTCCTCTCCATCCTCTTCTGCTGGAGCCATTCTGCCGAGTCCACGCTGGAGAGGAAAAGGACAGTTGAGTTTTCTTGGGTTGTCCGTTGGGTGGTCATCCCAGATGGGTTCTTTGTACTTTTCATGTTCACATGGTTTAGGGATGTTTTTCTGGTGAGTGGTGGAAAGTAGGAACTATTCATGGTGGCTGGATTTGGTGCCTATCGCCCCCATCATGCtgtttatttttgtcatgaaaaacATCTCTATCAATAAGATTAATCTCACTTTTACCCAGACAATCTAACCTGTAGACTTTGttgaataaaattggaaataattttaaatctaatttatCTTGTTGTCAAACCAAAAGAAACCTATCAAGAAACCGCTAAAGCAGTGAGAACTCAGAATGAGGAGGTCATGGCAGAAAAGGTGATTTTTCTGAGAGCTTCACATCTAGGCGATGGTCTAATTTATACTAAGTGCGAACACGCATTGAATTCAGGGAACTGGGAAAGCGGGCGTGTTTGACCCTGCGGGCTTTGCAAGAAGCTCGTGGGGCTTGGTGCATCCTTTGAAGGGTTAAGGGAACGAGGGGCGAAAAGTTGATTACTGTTTGGTTGTGGAAATGGGGTGCTGGGTGGAGTCCCCAAGACCACCCCCTGCTTCGAGGATTTACTGGGGGTACTCGCAGGACTCAGGAGCTAGTACTTACTGGCATGATTTATTATGGTAGAAAGATAACGAAGCAAAACCAGCTGGGGAAAGGGTGCATGGGGTGAGGTCTGAAGGGAACCAGGCCCCAGCTTCTGAAAGCCCTGCCCCCATGGAGGCTCCCGGGAGGGGCTCGTGTCCCCCGGAACAAGGTAGACCACAGTGAAATGCTGCCAGCCAAAGAAGCGCATCTGAGACTTAGCCCCCAGGGTTTTTATTGGAGGCTGGTGACAGGCAGCCTCTGCCCAAATCCCAGCCTTCCGGCAGGAAAGCAGGCTTTCAGCGTAAACCATATTGTTGGGAAACAGTTGAGGCACAGCGAACCCCACTTACTAGTTAGGGTGGTGGGAACCCTCCAGAAATCCAAGTCCCCAGACCCCAGCCACGTGCCACCCCTGTAAGCAGGGCTTTGAAAGGAGGGCTGCTGGAGCCTGCTTTCTTGACCCTCTTCTGCACAGATACCAGCTtatcctttcctttctgattAATGTCTCTCTCAAACACAGACCGGGGGGATAAAAACCTGAAAACAAGCGAATGTTGACATATACATCACCACTTTCAATTAGCTATTTTCAACCAAATGCTGAAATATAATATAGTTGTAGTCACAAAGGGGAAGTAGCAGGTATGTTGCAAGAAAAAAACTTATTAGAATTGTATGTTAAGTTGGATAGAAACAGAACTTTTCTGAGCTTATGTGCTGTGCAGATACAGAATGCTGGTGGAGTTACTTCTGTGAGAACATCATTGAATTATAATTAAAGATTAAGTAcgtataaaatatatttgcattacAGAAGTGGTTAAAATAACTTTCTCAGTCTTCATAAATGTAGATAATATCTTTGGACAAAATAATGAGCTACTTTTTTGATGGAACAGGAGAAGCAGGAGAAAATTGTTGCAGGGGCAGGGTTGCTGACGATGCTGTCCCTGTTGGTCCACAAGGTAAAATCctcctgtgttagtctgttctcatgccgCTCATAAAGATATACcagagacagggtaatttataaaggaaagaggtttaatggactcacagttccacatggctggggaggcctcacaatcactgcggaaggtgaatgaggagcaaagtcacgtctcacatggtggcaggcaggagagcttgtgcaggggaactgccctttataaaaccatcagatcttgtgagacttattcactatcatgagaacagcacaggaaagatccaTCTGCACGATtcgattacctcccaccaggcccctcccacgacacatggaaattatgggagctacaattcaagatgagctttgggtggggatacagagccaaatcatatcttgtttttttccttttttttttttttttttttttttgagagggtgggtcttattatgttgcccagctggtcttgagctcctgggctttcgtgatcctcttgccttgtcctcccaaaagtgctgggattataggtgtgagccaccacaccaggctgattttctCTTACGAGTTGGAGTAAAGTACGGCCAAGATGGTTAAGATGATCCATGTCAATGTGGGATGGCCCATGTTTCACCAGCACTCAGAtgccctggggctgggggcttATGGCCAGTGTTGCTAATTCTCAAGGTTAAGTTTTCAGCTgggtgaagaaggaagaaagactgTTTCCCTGAACTCAGTGTTGAGGAGAGCAGTGACTGACAGCTGTGGATGTGCTCTCATCCTCCCACTTTTACCGGGAGAGGGGCTTTGTGATGACAGGTGTATAACCtctcaggttttctttcttttacattaagaaaaaagaaggtgGGGAGGTGGTGGGTGATGGAGCAGGTGATGCGTGAGGATCAGTGAAAATGCactgctgggagctggagagccTGCGCAGGCTTTTCCCGTCACTGTGTCCGTGATGAATTGAGGAAACCGTGTCTCAGTTCCGGACCATGGCCAAGAGGAGATGCATGGTCTTAAGTCTTATGTCTCTTGTCTAGTGATCACCCGACACAAATGGGGTGTATCGGCTGCAAAACAGAACTGGGTACCAGTGAGGCCTAGACCACCTGGGCGTTTCTCTTTCGGAGCTACAGTTCCTAGGTGTAAAATAGAGCTGGTGATACACACCTTGCcaggttatttgaaaatgcaAAGCACCCCGCACAGTGTCGGACACATGGGAGGCGGTCACAGACCCATCTGTGTTCAGTTGCTCGTGACGAATGCCCGTTATGTCTCAGGCACGGACTAGCTATGCGGTAAGAGGGAGCTCTGAGTCAAACGGAGGGTGGATTCGCTCTTTGGGCGCTGGTGTCGCTCTGGATCTGATTGTCCTTCATTATCCAGGTTTTGGAAATGTGAGTCATTGTATAAAGGTAAAGCTTGAGGTGTTGGTAGGTGGTTGGTGcatcaggtgtggtggtggtggtttctATGCGTGTCTCTTAccaatagactttttttttgtttttgttttttgagacagacactcactctgtcgcccaggctggagtgcagtgttgcgatcttggctcactgcaagctccgcctcccgggttcacgccactctcctgcctcagcctctggagtagttgggactacaggtgcccgccaccacgtccggctaattttttgtatttttagtagagatggggtttcaccatgttagccaggatggtcttgatctcctgaccttgtgatctgcctgcctcagcctcccaaagtgctgggattacaggcatgagccaccatgcctgtcctttttttcttttttttttttttagacagatctttctgggactccaggtgtggtCTATCATGccctgctattttattttttgtttcttttagagatgagtgttatgttgcccaggctggtcttgaactcctggtacCAGTAAACTTTTTAGGAGGTCTCCGTtagcttttgaaaattttttaccTGATCTTTAAAAATGCATGCAGTTGTGTAGCAATTTTTAAAGTGATTGACAGTTTTTTCCCACCCTACCTTTTCTTGACTGAAGCAATTGGTACTTTGGGAGTAGTCCTGTTATTGTTCCttgtatttttctgatttctgttttgGTGATGACACTGTGGGAAGTCATTTGCCAGGGGCACATTTCAACCTTCTGTCTGAATGGATCTGTCTACttatctgttcatttatttattcactattGTTTACCTATCTGTCCAACCACCTACCTACCCTtccgtctgtccatccatccatccattaaaGTTCTTTTTGGGGGTGTATCAGTTTAATTGCACTGCATATCTACCTACAAGTAATACCTCTTAGCAATCAGCAGACAATGAATCAGGCCATTCCCTGGTTGAAATTCAACTCTAGATTTCTGGAGGGAGCTACTCAGGTTAAGGATTCATTAACAAGAAAATGAATCTACAATAGGCCATATTATAGATGCAGCACATGAAGGCGTGCACACATTACTTCTTAGCTGAGTGAGGTGCGTGCACGTGAGGCTTAGACCCCATGGTCTTAGGGCGTCCTtcagcattttgttttttgaagaggagtctcactctgtctcccaggctggtcttgaaagccccccttgcctcaagtgatcttcctctgtcagcctcctaaagtgctgggattataggtgtgcaccactgtgcccagctttctTCAACctgaaaactattttaaacattttattactcTGTAGCTATTGGCAGTACCAGATTTTATTTACAACTGAAGGTAGTTTTGGATCTAAAACGACAGTGTTGGTAATGTTCAAAAAATGTATCATTTAGTGGTTTTAATGTCACGTATCAGTCGTTTTCAGAGTATCCTTTATATTGCCCTTCTATATATGTTAGCTTACTAGTTGATGAGTATTTCTGTAACCTGTCCTGCTTTCTAATCTAGCCACTAAGTGGTTGAATCAGGATTTACACTCAGCTGTGCCTACTTTAAAATTGATGTTTTGCCCCTCATCTCCCTAAAGTTTTTAATGGCATGCATGTGTTTATATGCCATTTATATACGTATATGTAATGATTTTTAAGTTCAGTTTGCTTTTATATCTCCCTGCTTTTTTGGCATTGCTTGTTTAGAGAAATTTGTCCACAGTTTTTAGCACTGGGTGCTGCAGGACAAGGGCTGGACCTGCTGCTTGGAGCCGCAGTCCTCATCAGGTGTCTGCTTGTTGTACCACCTGCACCACCATCCACATGCTccccaattttttaaagttaattaaacctcatattgaagataaaaatatgcatacataatttttataataatgctACTTAAACACATAAAACCCAAGGCTAGGCATAAATTCCTTATGGTTAGAGGAATTTTGTGCAGCTGTAAATCCCAGACATACAAATTAAATCCAACTACAAAGGCAGTAAATGAACACCATTAATTTAATGTGACAAAGTGATGTAGTTTTGCTGATGGTGTGTTGCTAATGTTGGGTTTCCTGATAGAAATAGTGTATTTGTATTTAAGGTTTTTGCTTGCTGTCACTTAATTCTTTTGATTTTGCGAGTGATAGACTCTCTTATTTTTCAGTTTACTGAGGAAGGTTCCCCCACTCCGGCCACCCGCCCCTGCCTGACGGCACAGCACGGTGACAGCGACTTTTCGTGTGTCCCTCTAGTACTTTGTTCAAATGGCAGCAAATAGGAATATACAATCTAATTTCCCCCCTTAGGAGAAAAGTAATATTCTATATGCGTTattctgcaattttcttttttcatataacaAAATATTCTCGAGGTCTTCCCTATGAGTGCATGGAAAACTTTGTGGGCCATCGTTGGAGTTGCTATCTTTACAGCCGTTGTTTTTTCTAACAACGTATACTCTAATCTCATTAGAGGTTTGTCACTGCTAATCCAGATTATATCTTCTTTGAACCTCAAACAACCCTCTGAAGTAGGTGGTGGTGGGGGCGTCAGGAAGAGAAGacactgagattcagagaggttaacGGACGTGACTGAGGCGACAGATGGAAGTGTGGGGACGCAGCCCACCCTAGGTCTGTGTGCCTAGACAAAGGCCGGGTGCATTGTCGCCTTCTCAGGGCCGCTGCCACCTGCTGAGTCCAGCACGCTCAGGGCACTTTCCCCCGTTCTTGGCGATGGTGTGCTGAGGTCCACCCACAGTAGCTGACCGTGTTGGTCTTCGGAGTCCTTTGGTGTTTATTGAGTGCCCtcgtacagatgaggaaacaggtgcTTCTGCGTATGGTTCAGATGGGACCGCTACAGTCTGCAGATAACTGAGCACGTGAGACCGCTACAGTCTGCAGATAACTGAGCACGTGAGACCGCTACAGTCTGCAGATAACTGAGCGCGTGAGACCGCTACAGTCTGCAGATAACTGAGCGCGTGAGACCGCTACAGTCTGCAGATAACTGAGCGCGTGAGACCGCTACAGTCTGCAGATAACTGAGCGCGTGAGACCGCTACAGTCTGCAGATAACTGAGCGCGTGAGACCGCTACAGTCTGCAGATAACTGAGCACGGAGCTGAGGGTGGTCAGATGCCTGTCAATCGCAAACTTTGCTGCACCCAGTGCGAGAGTCGGGGATGAGCAGTGCCTTTTACTGACCTAGGAGGTGTTGCAATGACAAGAAGAGGCCAGAGTGGGCAGGAGGCACTAGGCCGGGAGAGGAGAGAGTTGGGAGGAGGAAGTGGCCGTGCTGCAGGTGCCCTAACAGACCCAGGGAAGCATGGAGAGCACAGCGAGGCCTGTGTGGAGAGGGTGTCACCAGCCTGCCTCGGGGCTGCGGAGGGCGGGGAGCACATGCTGTGTGCAGACCTCTCCGTCAGTTTGTGCTGGCTGCTCTGCTCTCAGGCCCACAGAGTTCTGCACTGTGAGCAGCGCAGGTCAGAAGGGGCGTTTGGAAATGACACGCTCTGTCCAGGAATTGTAGTCAATGTTCTAGCTGTTAATATTCCACTTTCTGGGAGACGGTGGATTTCACCCTGAGTTGAGTAGCTTCACGACTGCTAGTGGTTGGAAGCTTCCAGATTAGTAGTTTAAGCCAGAAAACAATGTTGATACGTCTTGAGATGTGTATAAATCATTTGATttggccgggcagggtggctcacacctgtaatcccagcattttgggaggctgagatgggcagattatTTAAAGTCgtagatcgagaccagcctggccaacatggtgaaacccagaggactaaaa
Protein-coding sequences here:
- the LOC139359403 gene encoding large ribosomal subunit protein eL31-like yields the protein MNSSYFPPLTRKTSLNHVNMKSTKNPSGMTTQRTTQENSTVLFLSSVDSAEWLQQKRMERKKGRSAVSEVLTRESTIDIHERIHQVGRTKRAPWALGEMQKFAMKEMAAPDVRIDTKFNKPVWAKGIRSVPYRIRVRLSRKCNEDEESPNKFYTLVTYVPVTMFKNLQTVSVDEN